In a genomic window of Phragmites australis chromosome 14, lpPhrAust1.1, whole genome shotgun sequence:
- the LOC133891351 gene encoding homeobox-leucine zipper protein HOX14-like, with amino-acid sequence MEQYDDQQQQQLFPSSYVDSSFVVANGAAQGDRPRAQRRRRRAARCGADGGEMDGGGDPKKRRLSDEQVEMLELSFREERKLETGRKVHLAAELGLDPKQVAVWFQNRRARHKSKLLEEEFAKLKQAHDAAILHKCHLENEVLRLKERLVVTEDELTRLRSATGSHAVSGDGRDAMGRVVCSGSPSSSFSTGTCQQPGVGGGDHLGDDDLLYVPDYANSDNTLVEWFSLYGMI; translated from the exons ATGGAGCAATACGAcgaccagcagcagcagcagctctttCCTTCCTCATACGTGGACTCCTCTTTCGTTGTGGCCAACG GCGCGGCGCAGGGGGACAGGCCGAGAGCGCAgcgcaggaggaggcgggcCGCGAGGTGCGGCGCCGACGGCGGCGAAATGGACGGGGGAGGGGACCCCAAGAAGCGGCGGCTGAGTGACGAGCAGGTGGAGATGCTGGAGCTGAGCTTCCGGGAGGAGCGGAAGCTGGAGACCGGCCGGAAGGTGCACCTGGCTGCCGAGCTCGGTCTCGACCCGAAGCAGGTCGCCGTGTGGTTCCAGAACCGCCGCGCccgccacaagagcaagctgcTTGAGGAGGAGTTCGCCAAGCTCAAGCAGGCCCACGACGCAGCCATCCTTCACAAATGCCACCTCGAGAACGAG GTGCTGAGGCTGAAGGAGAGGCTGGTGGTCACCGAGGACGAGCTGACGCGGCTCAGATCCGCGACGGGGAGCCACGCGGTCTCCGGTGATGGCAGAGACGCCATGGGCCGTGTCGTCTGCAGCGGGAGCCCGAGCTCGTCGTTCTCGACGGGCACATGCCAGCAGCcgggcgtcggcggcggcgatcaCCTGGGGGACGATGACCTGCTTTACGTTCCTGACTATGCCAACTCTGATAATACTTTGGTCGAGTGGTTTAGCCTGTATGGAATGATTTAA